One Drosophila virilis strain 15010-1051.87 chromosome 5, Dvir_AGI_RSII-ME, whole genome shotgun sequence DNA window includes the following coding sequences:
- the Aldh-III gene encoding aldehyde dehydrogenase family 3 member B1 isoform X3, with protein MANFDDTLQRARLAFASGKTRNVSFRRKQLENLLRCYEEHENEIISALEADLRRPKQESLIVETEFMKNDIKHILYHLNDWVKPEKPDKSFVNMLDDVHIYNDPFGVVLVIGAWNYPLQLLLVPVAAAIAAGNCVVLKPSEIAGNCAKFIAETIPKYLDNDCYPVVCGGPSETADLLNQRFDYIFYTGSTRVGKIVHAAANKNLTPTTLELGGKSPCYIDKSVELRTAVKRILWGKLINCGQTCIAPDYILCSKEMEQKFIAEAREVLKEWYGDNIQSSPDLSRVINQNNFQRLLGLMKSGRVAVGGKYDASERFIEPTILVDVKPDDPIMEEEIFGPILPIYTVENAYDAIKFINAREKPLVLYVFSNSSKLIKEFKNNTTSGGFCSNETIMHVGVDTLPFGGVGMSGMGSYHGKYGFDTFTHKKSCLGKNLAMLGEKMASARYPPYSDRKSSLLSFLLRKRRPLPNLYLSHIFAAGLGIGLTFLMNYYLQGKLLSR; from the exons ATGGCAAATTTCGATGAT ACACTGCAGCGCGCCCGTCTCGCCTTCGCCAGCGGCAAGACCAGGAACGTAAGCTTTCG ACGCAAGCAATTGGAAAATCTACTGCGCTGCTATGAGGAGCATGAGAACGAGATTATCAGCGCCCTGGAGGCTGATTTGCGACGACCCAAACAGGAGAGTCTAATTGTGGAAACGGAATTCATGAAGAACGACATCAAGCACATACTCTATCATCTGAACGACTGGGTCAAGCCGGAAAAG CCGGACAAATCGTTTGTCAATATGCTGGACGATGTGCACATCTATAATGATCCCTTTGGCGTTGTCCTGGTAATTGGCGCCTGGAACTatccgctgcagctgctgctggtgcccgttgccgctgccattgctgccGGCAATTGTGTTGTGCTCAAGCCCAGCGAAATCGCCGGCAATTGCGCCAAGTTCATTGCGGAGACAATACCCAAATATCTGGATAAT GATTGTTATCCCGTCGTCTGCGGCGGACCCAGCGAGACGGCCGACTTGTTGAACCAACGCTTCGATTATATATTCTACACGGGCTCGACGCGCGTGGGCAAAATTGTGCACGCGGCGGCCAACAAGAATTTAACGCCCACAACCCTGGAGCTGGGCGGCAAGAG CCCCTGTTATATTGACAAGTCGGTGGAGCTGCGCACAGCTGTCAAGCGCATACTATGGGGCAAGCTGATCAACTGTGGCCAGACATGCATTGCACCCGACTACATACTCTGCTCCAAGGAGATGGAGCAGAAGTTCATAGCCGAGGCCAGGGAGGTGCTCAAGGAGTGGTACGGCGACAATATACAAAGCAGCCCGGATCTGAGTCGTGTGATCAACCAAAACAATTTCCA GCGTCTGTTGGGTCTGATGAAGTCCGGTCGCGTTGCCGTGGGCGGCAAATACGATGCCAGCGAGCGTTTCATAGAGCCCACAATTTTAGTTGATGTCAAGCCAGACGATCCCATCATGGAGGAGGAAATCTTTGGCCCCATCTTGCCCATTTACACAGTTGAGAATGCCTACGATGCGATCAAGTTCATCAATGCCAG AGAAAAACCACTTGTACTCTACGTGTTCTCGAACTCTAGTAAATTGATCAAAGAGTTCAAGAATAATACAACAAGCGGCGGATTCTGCAGCAACGAAACAATAATGCACGTCGGag TTGATACCCTGCCTTTTGGCGGCGTCGGCATGAGCGGCATGGGCAGCTATCATGGCAAATATGGATTCGATACCTTCACGCACAAGAAGTCGTGCCTGGGCAAGAACCTGGCCATGCTGGGCGAAAAGATGGCATC GGCACGCTATCCGCCGTATTCGGATCGGAAGAGTTCGCTGCTTTCGTTCCTGTTGCGCAAACGCCGCCCGCTCCCCAATTTGTATCTGTCACACATATTTGCCGCTGGTCTTGGCATTGGGCTCACATTCTTGATGAACTATTATCTGCAG GGCAAGCTGTTGTCGCGCTAG
- the Aldh-III gene encoding aldehyde dehydrogenase family 3 member B1 isoform X1 encodes MANFDDTLQRARLAFASGKTRNVSFRRKQLENLLRCYEEHENEIISALEADLRRPKQESLIVETEFMKNDIKHILYHLNDWVKPEKPDKSFVNMLDDVHIYNDPFGVVLVIGAWNYPLQLLLVPVAAAIAAGNCVVLKPSEIAGNCAKFIAETIPKYLDNDCYPVVCGGPSETADLLNQRFDYIFYTGSTRVGKIVHAAANKNLTPTTLELGGKSPCYIDKSVELRTAVKRILWGKLINCGQTCIAPDYILCSKEMEQKFIAEAREVLKEWYGDNIQSSPDLSRVINQNNFQRLLGLMKSGRVAVGGKYDASERFIEPTILVDVKPDDPIMEEEIFGPILPIYTVENAYDAIKFINAREKPLVLYVFSNSSKLIKEFKNNTTSGGFCSNETIMHVGVDTLPFGGVGMSGMGSYHGKYGFDTFTHKKSCLGKNLAMLGEKMASARYPPYSDRKSSLLSFLLRKRRPLPNLYLSHIFAAGLGIGLTFLMNYYLQVRKGKLLSR; translated from the exons ATGGCAAATTTCGATGAT ACACTGCAGCGCGCCCGTCTCGCCTTCGCCAGCGGCAAGACCAGGAACGTAAGCTTTCG ACGCAAGCAATTGGAAAATCTACTGCGCTGCTATGAGGAGCATGAGAACGAGATTATCAGCGCCCTGGAGGCTGATTTGCGACGACCCAAACAGGAGAGTCTAATTGTGGAAACGGAATTCATGAAGAACGACATCAAGCACATACTCTATCATCTGAACGACTGGGTCAAGCCGGAAAAG CCGGACAAATCGTTTGTCAATATGCTGGACGATGTGCACATCTATAATGATCCCTTTGGCGTTGTCCTGGTAATTGGCGCCTGGAACTatccgctgcagctgctgctggtgcccgttgccgctgccattgctgccGGCAATTGTGTTGTGCTCAAGCCCAGCGAAATCGCCGGCAATTGCGCCAAGTTCATTGCGGAGACAATACCCAAATATCTGGATAAT GATTGTTATCCCGTCGTCTGCGGCGGACCCAGCGAGACGGCCGACTTGTTGAACCAACGCTTCGATTATATATTCTACACGGGCTCGACGCGCGTGGGCAAAATTGTGCACGCGGCGGCCAACAAGAATTTAACGCCCACAACCCTGGAGCTGGGCGGCAAGAG CCCCTGTTATATTGACAAGTCGGTGGAGCTGCGCACAGCTGTCAAGCGCATACTATGGGGCAAGCTGATCAACTGTGGCCAGACATGCATTGCACCCGACTACATACTCTGCTCCAAGGAGATGGAGCAGAAGTTCATAGCCGAGGCCAGGGAGGTGCTCAAGGAGTGGTACGGCGACAATATACAAAGCAGCCCGGATCTGAGTCGTGTGATCAACCAAAACAATTTCCA GCGTCTGTTGGGTCTGATGAAGTCCGGTCGCGTTGCCGTGGGCGGCAAATACGATGCCAGCGAGCGTTTCATAGAGCCCACAATTTTAGTTGATGTCAAGCCAGACGATCCCATCATGGAGGAGGAAATCTTTGGCCCCATCTTGCCCATTTACACAGTTGAGAATGCCTACGATGCGATCAAGTTCATCAATGCCAG AGAAAAACCACTTGTACTCTACGTGTTCTCGAACTCTAGTAAATTGATCAAAGAGTTCAAGAATAATACAACAAGCGGCGGATTCTGCAGCAACGAAACAATAATGCACGTCGGag TTGATACCCTGCCTTTTGGCGGCGTCGGCATGAGCGGCATGGGCAGCTATCATGGCAAATATGGATTCGATACCTTCACGCACAAGAAGTCGTGCCTGGGCAAGAACCTGGCCATGCTGGGCGAAAAGATGGCATC GGCACGCTATCCGCCGTATTCGGATCGGAAGAGTTCGCTGCTTTCGTTCCTGTTGCGCAAACGCCGCCCGCTCCCCAATTTGTATCTGTCACACATATTTGCCGCTGGTCTTGGCATTGGGCTCACATTCTTGATGAACTATTATCTGCAGGTAAGAAAG GGCAAGCTGTTGTCGCGCTAG
- the Aldh-III gene encoding aldehyde dehydrogenase family 3 member B1 isoform X4 — protein sequence MANFDDTLQRARLAFASGKTRNVSFRRKQLENLLRCYEEHENEIISALEADLRRPKQESLIVETEFMKNDIKHILYHLNDWVKPEKPDKSFVNMLDDVHIYNDPFGVVLVIGAWNYPLQLLLVPVAAAIAAGNCVVLKPSEIAGNCAKFIAETIPKYLDNDCYPVVCGGPSETADLLNQRFDYIFYTGSTRVGKIVHAAANKNLTPTTLELGGKSPCYIDKSVELRTAVKRILWGKLINCGQTCIAPDYILCSKEMEQKFIAEAREVLKEWYGDNIQSSPDLSRVINQNNFQRLLGLMKSGRVAVGGKYDASERFIEPTILVDVKPDDPIMEEEIFGPILPIYTVENAYDAIKFINARENPLVLYIFTSETEVLDLFVNGTQSGGMCVNDTIMHYAVDTLPFGGVGMSGMGSYHGKYGFDTFTHKKSCLGKNLAMLGEKMASARYPPYSDRKSSLLSFLLRKRRPLPNLYLSHIFAAGLGIGLTFLMNYYLQGKLLSR from the exons ATGGCAAATTTCGATGAT ACACTGCAGCGCGCCCGTCTCGCCTTCGCCAGCGGCAAGACCAGGAACGTAAGCTTTCG ACGCAAGCAATTGGAAAATCTACTGCGCTGCTATGAGGAGCATGAGAACGAGATTATCAGCGCCCTGGAGGCTGATTTGCGACGACCCAAACAGGAGAGTCTAATTGTGGAAACGGAATTCATGAAGAACGACATCAAGCACATACTCTATCATCTGAACGACTGGGTCAAGCCGGAAAAG CCGGACAAATCGTTTGTCAATATGCTGGACGATGTGCACATCTATAATGATCCCTTTGGCGTTGTCCTGGTAATTGGCGCCTGGAACTatccgctgcagctgctgctggtgcccgttgccgctgccattgctgccGGCAATTGTGTTGTGCTCAAGCCCAGCGAAATCGCCGGCAATTGCGCCAAGTTCATTGCGGAGACAATACCCAAATATCTGGATAAT GATTGTTATCCCGTCGTCTGCGGCGGACCCAGCGAGACGGCCGACTTGTTGAACCAACGCTTCGATTATATATTCTACACGGGCTCGACGCGCGTGGGCAAAATTGTGCACGCGGCGGCCAACAAGAATTTAACGCCCACAACCCTGGAGCTGGGCGGCAAGAG CCCCTGTTATATTGACAAGTCGGTGGAGCTGCGCACAGCTGTCAAGCGCATACTATGGGGCAAGCTGATCAACTGTGGCCAGACATGCATTGCACCCGACTACATACTCTGCTCCAAGGAGATGGAGCAGAAGTTCATAGCCGAGGCCAGGGAGGTGCTCAAGGAGTGGTACGGCGACAATATACAAAGCAGCCCGGATCTGAGTCGTGTGATCAACCAAAACAATTTCCA GCGTCTGTTGGGTCTGATGAAGTCCGGTCGCGTTGCCGTGGGCGGCAAATACGATGCCAGCGAGCGTTTCATAGAGCCCACAATTTTAGTTGATGTCAAGCCAGACGATCCCATCATGGAGGAGGAAATCTTTGGCCCCATCTTGCCCATTTACACAGTTGAGAATGCCTACGATGCGATCAAGTTCATCAATGCCAG AGAAAATCCGCTCGTCCTGTATATTTTCACATCGGAAACAGAGGTTCTCGATCTGTTCGTGAATGGCACACAATCGGGCGGAATGTGCGTCAATGACACGATAATGCATTATGCCG TTGATACCCTGCCTTTTGGCGGCGTCGGCATGAGCGGCATGGGCAGCTATCATGGCAAATATGGATTCGATACCTTCACGCACAAGAAGTCGTGCCTGGGCAAGAACCTGGCCATGCTGGGCGAAAAGATGGCATC GGCACGCTATCCGCCGTATTCGGATCGGAAGAGTTCGCTGCTTTCGTTCCTGTTGCGCAAACGCCGCCCGCTCCCCAATTTGTATCTGTCACACATATTTGCCGCTGGTCTTGGCATTGGGCTCACATTCTTGATGAACTATTATCTGCAG GGCAAGCTGTTGTCGCGCTAG
- the Aldh-III gene encoding aldehyde dehydrogenase family 3 member B1 isoform X2 encodes MANFDDTLQRARLAFASGKTRNVSFRRKQLENLLRCYEEHENEIISALEADLRRPKQESLIVETEFMKNDIKHILYHLNDWVKPEKPDKSFVNMLDDVHIYNDPFGVVLVIGAWNYPLQLLLVPVAAAIAAGNCVVLKPSEIAGNCAKFIAETIPKYLDNDCYPVVCGGPSETADLLNQRFDYIFYTGSTRVGKIVHAAANKNLTPTTLELGGKSPCYIDKSVELRTAVKRILWGKLINCGQTCIAPDYILCSKEMEQKFIAEAREVLKEWYGDNIQSSPDLSRVINQNNFQRLLGLMKSGRVAVGGKYDASERFIEPTILVDVKPDDPIMEEEIFGPILPIYTVENAYDAIKFINARENPLVLYIFTSETEVLDLFVNGTQSGGMCVNDTIMHYAVDTLPFGGVGMSGMGSYHGKYGFDTFTHKKSCLGKNLAMLGEKMASARYPPYSDRKSSLLSFLLRKRRPLPNLYLSHIFAAGLGIGLTFLMNYYLQVRKGKLLSR; translated from the exons ATGGCAAATTTCGATGAT ACACTGCAGCGCGCCCGTCTCGCCTTCGCCAGCGGCAAGACCAGGAACGTAAGCTTTCG ACGCAAGCAATTGGAAAATCTACTGCGCTGCTATGAGGAGCATGAGAACGAGATTATCAGCGCCCTGGAGGCTGATTTGCGACGACCCAAACAGGAGAGTCTAATTGTGGAAACGGAATTCATGAAGAACGACATCAAGCACATACTCTATCATCTGAACGACTGGGTCAAGCCGGAAAAG CCGGACAAATCGTTTGTCAATATGCTGGACGATGTGCACATCTATAATGATCCCTTTGGCGTTGTCCTGGTAATTGGCGCCTGGAACTatccgctgcagctgctgctggtgcccgttgccgctgccattgctgccGGCAATTGTGTTGTGCTCAAGCCCAGCGAAATCGCCGGCAATTGCGCCAAGTTCATTGCGGAGACAATACCCAAATATCTGGATAAT GATTGTTATCCCGTCGTCTGCGGCGGACCCAGCGAGACGGCCGACTTGTTGAACCAACGCTTCGATTATATATTCTACACGGGCTCGACGCGCGTGGGCAAAATTGTGCACGCGGCGGCCAACAAGAATTTAACGCCCACAACCCTGGAGCTGGGCGGCAAGAG CCCCTGTTATATTGACAAGTCGGTGGAGCTGCGCACAGCTGTCAAGCGCATACTATGGGGCAAGCTGATCAACTGTGGCCAGACATGCATTGCACCCGACTACATACTCTGCTCCAAGGAGATGGAGCAGAAGTTCATAGCCGAGGCCAGGGAGGTGCTCAAGGAGTGGTACGGCGACAATATACAAAGCAGCCCGGATCTGAGTCGTGTGATCAACCAAAACAATTTCCA GCGTCTGTTGGGTCTGATGAAGTCCGGTCGCGTTGCCGTGGGCGGCAAATACGATGCCAGCGAGCGTTTCATAGAGCCCACAATTTTAGTTGATGTCAAGCCAGACGATCCCATCATGGAGGAGGAAATCTTTGGCCCCATCTTGCCCATTTACACAGTTGAGAATGCCTACGATGCGATCAAGTTCATCAATGCCAG AGAAAATCCGCTCGTCCTGTATATTTTCACATCGGAAACAGAGGTTCTCGATCTGTTCGTGAATGGCACACAATCGGGCGGAATGTGCGTCAATGACACGATAATGCATTATGCCG TTGATACCCTGCCTTTTGGCGGCGTCGGCATGAGCGGCATGGGCAGCTATCATGGCAAATATGGATTCGATACCTTCACGCACAAGAAGTCGTGCCTGGGCAAGAACCTGGCCATGCTGGGCGAAAAGATGGCATC GGCACGCTATCCGCCGTATTCGGATCGGAAGAGTTCGCTGCTTTCGTTCCTGTTGCGCAAACGCCGCCCGCTCCCCAATTTGTATCTGTCACACATATTTGCCGCTGGTCTTGGCATTGGGCTCACATTCTTGATGAACTATTATCTGCAGGTAAGAAAG GGCAAGCTGTTGTCGCGCTAG
- the Aldh-III gene encoding aldehyde dehydrogenase family 3 member B1 isoform X5 has translation MANFDDTLQRARLAFASGKTRNVSFRRKQLENLLRCYEEHENEIISALEADLRRPKQESLIVETEFMKNDIKHILYHLNDWVKPEKPDKSFVNMLDDVHIYNDPFGVVLVIGAWNYPLQLLLVPVAAAIAAGNCVVLKPSEIAGNCAKFIAETIPKYLDNDCYPVVCGGPSETADLLNQRFDYIFYTGSTRVGKIVHAAANKNLTPTTLELGGKSPCYIDKSVELRTAVKRILWGKLINCGQTCIAPDYILCSKEMEQKFIAEAREVLKEWYGDNIQSSPDLSRVINQNNFQRLLGLMKSGRVAVGGKYDASERFIEPTILVDVKPDDPIMEEEIFGPILPIYTVENAYDAIKFINAREKPLVLYVFSNSSKLIKEFKNNTTSGGFCSNETIMHVGVDTLPFGGVGMSGMGSYHGKYGFDTFTHKKSCLGKNLAMLGEKMASARYPPYSDRKSSLLSFLLRKRRPLPNLYLSHIFAAGLGIGLTFLMNYYLQKSESN, from the exons ATGGCAAATTTCGATGAT ACACTGCAGCGCGCCCGTCTCGCCTTCGCCAGCGGCAAGACCAGGAACGTAAGCTTTCG ACGCAAGCAATTGGAAAATCTACTGCGCTGCTATGAGGAGCATGAGAACGAGATTATCAGCGCCCTGGAGGCTGATTTGCGACGACCCAAACAGGAGAGTCTAATTGTGGAAACGGAATTCATGAAGAACGACATCAAGCACATACTCTATCATCTGAACGACTGGGTCAAGCCGGAAAAG CCGGACAAATCGTTTGTCAATATGCTGGACGATGTGCACATCTATAATGATCCCTTTGGCGTTGTCCTGGTAATTGGCGCCTGGAACTatccgctgcagctgctgctggtgcccgttgccgctgccattgctgccGGCAATTGTGTTGTGCTCAAGCCCAGCGAAATCGCCGGCAATTGCGCCAAGTTCATTGCGGAGACAATACCCAAATATCTGGATAAT GATTGTTATCCCGTCGTCTGCGGCGGACCCAGCGAGACGGCCGACTTGTTGAACCAACGCTTCGATTATATATTCTACACGGGCTCGACGCGCGTGGGCAAAATTGTGCACGCGGCGGCCAACAAGAATTTAACGCCCACAACCCTGGAGCTGGGCGGCAAGAG CCCCTGTTATATTGACAAGTCGGTGGAGCTGCGCACAGCTGTCAAGCGCATACTATGGGGCAAGCTGATCAACTGTGGCCAGACATGCATTGCACCCGACTACATACTCTGCTCCAAGGAGATGGAGCAGAAGTTCATAGCCGAGGCCAGGGAGGTGCTCAAGGAGTGGTACGGCGACAATATACAAAGCAGCCCGGATCTGAGTCGTGTGATCAACCAAAACAATTTCCA GCGTCTGTTGGGTCTGATGAAGTCCGGTCGCGTTGCCGTGGGCGGCAAATACGATGCCAGCGAGCGTTTCATAGAGCCCACAATTTTAGTTGATGTCAAGCCAGACGATCCCATCATGGAGGAGGAAATCTTTGGCCCCATCTTGCCCATTTACACAGTTGAGAATGCCTACGATGCGATCAAGTTCATCAATGCCAG AGAAAAACCACTTGTACTCTACGTGTTCTCGAACTCTAGTAAATTGATCAAAGAGTTCAAGAATAATACAACAAGCGGCGGATTCTGCAGCAACGAAACAATAATGCACGTCGGag TTGATACCCTGCCTTTTGGCGGCGTCGGCATGAGCGGCATGGGCAGCTATCATGGCAAATATGGATTCGATACCTTCACGCACAAGAAGTCGTGCCTGGGCAAGAACCTGGCCATGCTGGGCGAAAAGATGGCATC GGCACGCTATCCGCCGTATTCGGATCGGAAGAGTTCGCTGCTTTCGTTCCTGTTGCGCAAACGCCGCCCGCTCCCCAATTTGTATCTGTCACACATATTTGCCGCTGGTCTTGGCATTGGGCTCACATTCTTGATGAACTATTATCTGCAG AAATCAGAATCAAACTAA
- the Aldh-III gene encoding aldehyde dehydrogenase family 3 member B2 isoform X6 gives MKNDIKHILYHLNDWVKPEKPDKSFVNMLDDVHIYNDPFGVVLVIGAWNYPLQLLLVPVAAAIAAGNCVVLKPSEIAGNCAKFIAETIPKYLDNDCYPVVCGGPSETADLLNQRFDYIFYTGSTRVGKIVHAAANKNLTPTTLELGGKSPCYIDKSVELRTAVKRILWGKLINCGQTCIAPDYILCSKEMEQKFIAEAREVLKEWYGDNIQSSPDLSRVINQNNFQRLLGLMKSGRVAVGGKYDASERFIEPTILVDVKPDDPIMEEEIFGPILPIYTVENAYDAIKFINAREKPLVLYVFSNSSKLIKEFKNNTTSGGFCSNETIMHVGVDTLPFGGVGMSGMGSYHGKYGFDTFTHKKSCLGKNLAMLGEKMASARYPPYSDRKSSLLSFLLRKRRPLPNLYLSHIFAAGLGIGLTFLMNYYLQVRKGKLLSR, from the exons ATGAAGAACGACATCAAGCACATACTCTATCATCTGAACGACTGGGTCAAGCCGGAAAAG CCGGACAAATCGTTTGTCAATATGCTGGACGATGTGCACATCTATAATGATCCCTTTGGCGTTGTCCTGGTAATTGGCGCCTGGAACTatccgctgcagctgctgctggtgcccgttgccgctgccattgctgccGGCAATTGTGTTGTGCTCAAGCCCAGCGAAATCGCCGGCAATTGCGCCAAGTTCATTGCGGAGACAATACCCAAATATCTGGATAAT GATTGTTATCCCGTCGTCTGCGGCGGACCCAGCGAGACGGCCGACTTGTTGAACCAACGCTTCGATTATATATTCTACACGGGCTCGACGCGCGTGGGCAAAATTGTGCACGCGGCGGCCAACAAGAATTTAACGCCCACAACCCTGGAGCTGGGCGGCAAGAG CCCCTGTTATATTGACAAGTCGGTGGAGCTGCGCACAGCTGTCAAGCGCATACTATGGGGCAAGCTGATCAACTGTGGCCAGACATGCATTGCACCCGACTACATACTCTGCTCCAAGGAGATGGAGCAGAAGTTCATAGCCGAGGCCAGGGAGGTGCTCAAGGAGTGGTACGGCGACAATATACAAAGCAGCCCGGATCTGAGTCGTGTGATCAACCAAAACAATTTCCA GCGTCTGTTGGGTCTGATGAAGTCCGGTCGCGTTGCCGTGGGCGGCAAATACGATGCCAGCGAGCGTTTCATAGAGCCCACAATTTTAGTTGATGTCAAGCCAGACGATCCCATCATGGAGGAGGAAATCTTTGGCCCCATCTTGCCCATTTACACAGTTGAGAATGCCTACGATGCGATCAAGTTCATCAATGCCAG AGAAAAACCACTTGTACTCTACGTGTTCTCGAACTCTAGTAAATTGATCAAAGAGTTCAAGAATAATACAACAAGCGGCGGATTCTGCAGCAACGAAACAATAATGCACGTCGGag TTGATACCCTGCCTTTTGGCGGCGTCGGCATGAGCGGCATGGGCAGCTATCATGGCAAATATGGATTCGATACCTTCACGCACAAGAAGTCGTGCCTGGGCAAGAACCTGGCCATGCTGGGCGAAAAGATGGCATC GGCACGCTATCCGCCGTATTCGGATCGGAAGAGTTCGCTGCTTTCGTTCCTGTTGCGCAAACGCCGCCCGCTCCCCAATTTGTATCTGTCACACATATTTGCCGCTGGTCTTGGCATTGGGCTCACATTCTTGATGAACTATTATCTGCAGGTAAGAAAG GGCAAGCTGTTGTCGCGCTAG
- the p47 gene encoding NSFL1 cofactor p47, with protein MAARGDLIAQFIEITGSDENVARFYLSSCDWDIEQALGNYWSTQSDLPAIRTLVGQSENPTPAPVTTSSAAAASASAGPAAAATATAAKAVPAATSAPPKASSAKPKFATLSDMSKQSSSDDEHQAFYAGGSDRSGQQVLGPAKRKNFREQLTDMMRSAQEQNIAEVGVGPSTSATANVSGGNVWGQGMRLGMTNNDHTSVGASRPAQPAENKPVVVLKLWSQGFSIDGGELRHYDDPQNKEFLETVMRGEIPQELLEMGRMVNVDVEDHRQEDFKRQAVPQTFKGSGQKLGSPVGNIVTNKEPAAAATLAPADVANQEASARDAINLNAEAPSTTLQIRLADGSRLAAQFNLTHTVSDIRRFIQNARPQYSNSNFVLVSSFPTRELSDDSSTIEKAGLKNAALMQRLK; from the exons atGGCCGCTCGCGGCGATCTAATTGCACAATTCATTGAAATCACTGGCAGCGATGAAAATGTTGCTCGTTTCTATCTGTCCAGCTGCGACTGGGACATTGAG CAAGCACTTGGCAACTACTGGAGCACGCAATCGGACCTACCAGCTATTCGCACACTAGTGGGACAGTCAGAAAACCCGACACCGGCACCGGTAACAACTTCAAgtgctgccgccgccagcgccagcgctggccccgccgccgccgcaacGGCAACAGCCGCTAAAGCTGTGCCGGCGGCAACTAGTGCTCCACCAAAGGCTTCAAGTGCTAAACCAAA GTTCGCCACGCTCAGCGACATGTCCAAGCAGTCGTCCAGCGATGATGAGCATCAAGCCTTTTATGCCGGCGGCTCTGATCGTTCGGGCCAGCAAGTCTTGGGACCGGCAAAGCGTAAAAACTTTCGCGAACAACTAACCGATATGATGCGCTCCGCTCAGGAGCAGAACATTGCCGAAGTGGGCGTCGGTCCGTCGACCAGCGCCACGGCAAACGTTAGCGGCGGCAATGTTTGGGGTCAGGGCATGCGTCTGGGCATGACCAACAATGATCACACGTCAGTGGGCGCCAGTCGCCCAGCACAGCCAGCGGAAAACAAGCCGGTTGTGGTGCTTAAGCTCTGGAGCCAAGGCTTCTCCATTGACGGCGGCGAGCTGCGTCACTATGATGATCCGCAAAACAAGGAGTTTCTGGAGACGGTGATGCGTGG GGAAATTCCACAGGAACTGTTGGAAATGGGACGCATGGTAAATGTCGATGTGGAGGATCACAGACAGGAGGACTTCAAGCGTCAAGCAGTGCCACAAACCTTCAAAGGTTCTGGCCAGAAACTGGGCAGTCCCGTAGGCAACATTGTGACCAACAAAGAACCAGCCGCTGCGGCTACCCTCGCCCCTGCCGATGTGGCCAACCAGGAGGCCAGTGCACGTGATGCCATTAATTTGAATGCTGAAGCTCCATCAACCACACTCCAAATTCGTTTGGCAGACGGCTCGCGCCTGGCGGCTCAATTCAATTTGACGCACACCGTCTCGGACATACGTCGTTTTATACAAAA CGCACGTCCTCAGTACTCGAACAGCAATTTCGTGCTGGTATCATCGTTCCCAACACGTGAGCTAAGCGATGACAGTTCCACAATTGAGAAGGCTGGCCTTAAGAATGCTGCGCTAATGCAACGCCTTAAATAA